A portion of the Sphingobacterium spiritivorum genome contains these proteins:
- a CDS encoding tetratricopeptide repeat protein: MKLLYLLFPFLMAGFYAESQELKLQSFTTRKQQLESILATEQTLPADTSQLKTYLLPIIRQADLDRDSSLRAAYYGLMADGYALFYDDINPKSTQLYLQSIRTASVNKKPDMELWAILNYAHYLYNYRDMSSALPLFMQAIEQINSLNPENILFPCESFKRIGYFLGTIGDYDESIVYLKRGEKYAASLFCDRAAIQDNIGQYLLKKQDTVSAEMYFKKALYTASRVNDEVRMGKAMGNMALIYQGRGQIDQAIRFVQQDLVYSTKHQSDQNTMYALILLGKLYLAAHQISDAEKVISEAEKYAVAKPYFKRSEYEIVRLRLDIALMQKDVQQELMARRRLEVLDDSLATSDGDMILKQTKWLAQKERYAHNIELARQRYEKEKFKKGTYLVLVIILLVIIGLIFNIFKRKNKARQDNYDKRILQLQVEKVLSDQRLLKANETMASYRSYMAEKNEQIDLLSKEIKQISKSSSPSLKQQKSQLQSLLDSHLMTEENWTNFKTAFQREYPFFLQQLRKNYPELTESNQRIILLLKLGLSHKEMSNMLGVTVDAVKKSRQRLRKKLGEKSDDLFNIVFDRDNSDSEVS; encoded by the coding sequence GTGAAGTTACTGTATTTGCTTTTTCCTTTTTTGATGGCTGGTTTTTATGCGGAAAGTCAGGAATTAAAATTACAAAGTTTTACTACCCGCAAACAACAACTTGAATCTATACTGGCTACAGAACAGACGCTTCCTGCAGATACGTCGCAGCTTAAGACCTATCTCCTTCCCATCATCCGGCAAGCAGATCTGGACAGGGATTCCAGTTTGAGGGCTGCCTATTATGGACTGATGGCTGATGGTTATGCATTGTTTTACGATGATATTAATCCTAAAAGTACACAATTATACCTGCAATCTATACGTACAGCTTCTGTTAATAAAAAGCCGGATATGGAACTCTGGGCCATACTCAATTATGCTCATTATCTGTACAATTACAGAGATATGTCTTCGGCTCTTCCTTTATTTATGCAGGCAATTGAACAAATCAATTCCTTAAATCCGGAAAACATTCTATTTCCCTGTGAATCTTTTAAACGTATTGGTTATTTCTTGGGTACAATCGGCGATTATGATGAGTCGATTGTCTATCTGAAAAGAGGGGAAAAATATGCAGCCTCTCTATTCTGTGACCGTGCTGCTATTCAGGATAATATCGGCCAGTACCTGTTAAAAAAACAGGATACGGTAAGTGCCGAAATGTATTTTAAGAAAGCATTGTATACAGCATCCCGGGTGAATGATGAAGTACGGATGGGTAAGGCAATGGGCAATATGGCACTTATCTATCAGGGAAGAGGACAGATAGATCAGGCTATTCGTTTTGTGCAACAGGATCTTGTCTACTCTACAAAACATCAAAGTGATCAGAATACGATGTATGCATTGATATTGTTAGGTAAGTTATATCTTGCAGCTCATCAGATCTCAGACGCTGAAAAAGTGATCAGTGAAGCCGAAAAGTACGCTGTCGCCAAACCTTATTTTAAGAGATCCGAATATGAAATTGTACGTCTGCGGCTTGATATTGCATTGATGCAAAAAGATGTACAGCAGGAGCTAATGGCACGCCGTAGATTGGAGGTTTTGGATGATTCCTTGGCTACTTCGGATGGAGATATGATCCTCAAACAGACCAAATGGCTGGCTCAGAAAGAAAGATATGCGCACAATATCGAACTGGCACGTCAGCGTTATGAGAAAGAGAAATTTAAGAAGGGAACTTATTTAGTTCTCGTCATTATCTTATTAGTCATTATCGGATTGATCTTCAATATCTTTAAGCGAAAAAATAAAGCACGGCAAGATAATTATGACAAGCGTATCCTTCAGCTTCAGGTTGAAAAAGTGCTCTCAGATCAACGACTATTAAAAGCAAATGAGACTATGGCTTCTTACCGAAGTTATATGGCTGAAAAAAATGAACAGATTGATCTACTAAGCAAAGAGATTAAACAGATCAGTAAATCTTCTTCCCCTTCTCTGAAACAGCAGAAGAGCCAGTTGCAGTCCTTGCTGGATTCCCATCTGATGACTGAAGAAAACTGGACTAATTTTAAAACTGCTTTTCAAAGAGAATATCCCTTTTTTCTTCAGCAATTACGTAAAAATTATCCGGAGCTTACAGAGTCTAATCAACGTATTATACTATTATTGAAGCTGGGGCTTTCCCATAAGGAGATGTCAAATATGCTGGGTGTTACTGTAGATGCTGTCAAAAAATCCAGACAACGCCTGCGCAAGAAGCTGGGGGAAAAATCAGACGATCTTTTTAATATTGTATTTGATCGGGATAATTCAGATTCAGAAGTCAGTTAG
- the mfd gene encoding transcription-repair coupling factor — MGIQEILEKYGQSAQTQALTKAIQAKNPKIQLKGLTGSSDAVVAVASYYLQERPYLFILPTHEEASYFLSDLESLLDKQVLFFPSSFRKAFDFTQLDAAHVLQRAETLSALNHASELPKMVVTYPEALAEKVINRQDLQKNTLEITQNSKLSIEFINEFLSEYDFERVDFVYEPGQFAIRGGIVDIFSFSNDKPYRIEFFGDDIESIRTFDIEDQLSVSKIHTVTIVPNVQAKFLSAQHISLLEYIDKDTVVWVKDIQFLTDIVKEGFKKANQFWKALTEKEKTQNPEWINPEYSLSDERNLGAMLHDFPIVEFGKQYFYKADQTITFDTHPQPSFNKDFNLLLHNFKENEKQHIQNLIFSDSTKQIERIFTIVEDLDKTVTFIPVHKALREGFRDDELKLACYTDHQIFDRYYKYKRKKGYERTQAITLKELRDLKPGDYITHIDHGVGKYAGLEKVDVNGKSQEMIRLVYADNDLLYVNINSLNRISKYSGKEGTVPKMNKLGTDTWEKLKKTTKRKVKDIARDLIKLYAKRKAQTGNAFSPDTYLQNELEASFIYEDTPDQEKATADVKRDMESPHPMDRLICGDVGFGKTEVAIRAAFKAVADSKQVAVLVPTTILALQHYRTFTERLKGLPCNIDYVNRFKTTKQIKETLAKLTEGKIDILIGTHRLVSKDVKFKDLGLMIIDEEQKFGVSVKEKLKVMRANVDSLTLTATPIPRTLHFSLMGARDLSIISTPPPNRQPVQTELHVFNETLIQEAVSHELDRGGQVFFIHNRVADLKQLGALIQKLVPGARVGVAHGQLEGDDLEDVMLKFISHEFDVLVATTIIEAGLDIPNANTIMINHAHMFGLSDLHQMRGRVGRSNKKAFCYLLSPPLSTLTSEAYKRLSAIEEFSELGSGFNVAMRDLDIRGSGNLLGAEQSGFIAEIGFEMYHKILDEAIQELKDDEFTDLFADEKERKYVSFTQIDTDLEVLIPDEYVTNISERYNLYTELSKLENEEQLTAFARSMEDRFGPIPREVFELFNTLRLQWYGKQIGLEKISYKKNTLKGFFLNNPKSSYFESDQFGKVLAFVQTNPTICNIKEVKGQLRIAFENIYSVSTALDILRDMSK; from the coding sequence GTGGGAATTCAAGAAATATTAGAAAAATATGGTCAGAGCGCACAAACACAAGCGCTGACGAAAGCTATTCAGGCTAAAAATCCTAAAATTCAACTCAAAGGTCTTACCGGATCATCAGATGCGGTGGTAGCCGTGGCGTCTTATTATTTACAGGAGCGTCCTTACCTCTTTATTCTGCCTACGCATGAAGAAGCTTCATATTTTTTGAGCGATCTGGAAAGTTTGTTAGACAAACAGGTTCTTTTCTTTCCCTCTTCTTTTCGCAAAGCTTTTGATTTCACACAACTGGACGCCGCTCACGTACTGCAACGTGCCGAAACACTTAGTGCACTGAATCATGCCTCTGAACTACCCAAAATGGTGGTTACCTATCCGGAAGCCCTTGCAGAAAAAGTCATTAACAGACAAGACCTTCAGAAAAATACACTTGAGATAACACAAAACAGTAAGCTTTCCATAGAATTTATAAATGAATTCTTATCTGAATACGATTTTGAACGCGTTGACTTTGTCTACGAGCCGGGGCAGTTTGCCATTCGGGGAGGTATTGTGGACATCTTTTCATTCTCTAATGACAAGCCCTACCGGATTGAGTTCTTTGGAGATGATATAGAAAGCATACGAACGTTTGACATAGAGGATCAACTATCGGTCAGCAAGATACACACCGTGACAATTGTGCCTAATGTACAAGCTAAATTTCTGAGCGCTCAACATATTTCATTACTGGAATATATTGATAAGGATACAGTTGTATGGGTGAAAGATATTCAATTTTTAACAGATATCGTCAAAGAAGGGTTTAAGAAAGCCAACCAATTTTGGAAAGCACTGACAGAAAAGGAAAAAACACAAAATCCGGAATGGATCAATCCGGAATATAGCCTTAGTGATGAACGAAATCTGGGGGCTATGCTCCATGATTTTCCAATAGTAGAATTCGGAAAACAGTATTTCTACAAAGCAGATCAGACCATCACTTTTGACACCCATCCGCAGCCCTCTTTTAATAAAGATTTCAACCTGCTTCTTCATAATTTCAAAGAGAACGAAAAACAACATATTCAGAATCTTATTTTTTCAGATTCGACCAAACAGATTGAACGTATATTCACGATCGTCGAAGATCTGGATAAAACAGTCACCTTTATTCCGGTACATAAAGCATTGCGGGAAGGATTCAGGGATGATGAATTGAAACTGGCCTGCTATACAGACCACCAGATTTTTGACCGGTATTACAAGTACAAGCGCAAAAAAGGATATGAGCGTACACAAGCCATTACCCTGAAGGAACTGCGGGATCTGAAACCTGGAGATTATATCACACATATAGATCATGGGGTAGGAAAATATGCCGGTCTGGAAAAAGTAGATGTCAACGGCAAATCGCAGGAGATGATTCGTCTTGTATATGCGGACAATGACCTGCTCTATGTTAATATCAACTCCCTGAACCGGATATCAAAATATTCCGGAAAAGAGGGTACAGTTCCTAAGATGAACAAACTAGGAACGGATACCTGGGAGAAATTAAAGAAAACAACCAAACGCAAGGTAAAAGATATAGCCCGGGATCTGATCAAGCTCTATGCAAAACGTAAAGCACAGACCGGAAATGCATTTAGCCCTGACACCTATCTGCAAAATGAACTGGAGGCATCCTTTATCTATGAAGATACACCGGATCAGGAGAAAGCTACAGCCGATGTGAAACGGGATATGGAATCTCCGCATCCTATGGATCGCCTCATCTGTGGAGATGTGGGTTTTGGTAAGACAGAAGTAGCTATCCGTGCAGCTTTCAAAGCTGTGGCAGACAGCAAGCAGGTGGCTGTACTTGTCCCTACAACCATATTAGCACTGCAACATTACCGGACTTTTACAGAGAGACTGAAAGGTCTTCCCTGCAATATTGATTATGTCAACCGTTTCAAAACAACTAAGCAGATCAAAGAAACCTTAGCAAAACTGACGGAGGGAAAAATAGACATCCTTATCGGAACCCACCGACTGGTCAGTAAAGATGTAAAATTTAAGGATCTGGGTCTGATGATCATTGACGAAGAACAGAAATTTGGTGTTTCTGTCAAGGAGAAACTCAAAGTTATGCGCGCAAATGTGGATTCGCTGACACTTACTGCGACTCCTATACCGCGCACACTTCATTTTTCGCTGATGGGAGCACGGGATCTTAGTATTATATCCACACCCCCTCCTAACAGGCAGCCGGTACAAACAGAGCTTCACGTATTTAACGAAACGCTGATTCAGGAAGCTGTCAGTCATGAACTGGATCGCGGGGGTCAGGTATTCTTTATCCACAATCGTGTTGCAGATCTGAAACAACTGGGTGCTTTGATCCAAAAGTTAGTTCCCGGAGCCCGTGTGGGTGTAGCTCATGGCCAACTGGAAGGCGATGATCTGGAAGATGTAATGCTGAAATTCATCAGCCATGAATTTGATGTACTGGTAGCTACCACTATTATTGAAGCCGGGCTTGACATCCCTAATGCCAATACCATTATGATCAATCATGCACACATGTTTGGTCTCAGCGACCTGCATCAGATGCGCGGCCGTGTAGGGCGATCCAATAAAAAAGCATTTTGCTATTTATTAAGCCCTCCTTTGTCTACACTTACTTCTGAAGCATACAAGAGATTATCCGCCATTGAAGAATTTTCAGAACTGGGATCAGGATTTAATGTTGCTATGCGTGATCTGGATATAAGGGGATCAGGAAATCTGCTTGGTGCAGAGCAATCTGGTTTTATAGCAGAAATTGGCTTTGAAATGTACCATAAGATTCTGGATGAGGCTATACAGGAACTGAAAGACGATGAGTTTACAGATCTTTTTGCAGACGAAAAAGAACGTAAATATGTGTCCTTTACACAGATCGACACCGATCTGGAAGTCCTTATTCCGGACGAATATGTAACTAATATTTCGGAACGCTATAATCTGTACACTGAACTTTCCAAACTGGAGAACGAAGAGCAGCTAACAGCATTTGCCCGTTCTATGGAGGATCGTTTCGGTCCTATTCCGCGAGAGGTATTTGAATTGTTTAATACATTGCGTCTGCAATGGTATGGCAAGCAGATCGGTCTCGAAAAAATTTCTTACAAGAAAAACACACTTAAAGGCTTTTTCCTTAACAATCCGAAATCTTCTTATTTTGAATCCGATCAGTTTGGAAAAGTACTGGCTTTTGTACAAACTAACCCAACAATCTGTAATATCAAAGAGGTCAAAGGACAACTCCGTATTGCTTTTGAAAACATTTACAGCGTTAGCACAGCTCTCGATATTTTACGGGACATGAGTAAATAA
- a CDS encoding endonuclease/exonuclease/phosphatase family protein, giving the protein MRKIFLLLQFFFTVTVWGQESKNLRVLQFNIWQEGTVVPGGFEAIANEIARLKPDLIAFSEVRNYHQTKFNERIVEALAQKGLTYYSFFSDDSGLLSRYPLTSYGRVGDDSKFKGTIHKAVVSPSEGKIVAFYTAHLEYTKGANYLPRGYHADTWAKLAAPIIDADSVLANNNSSSRDEAIQIFMEDAAKEIGEGHEVILGGDFNEPSYLDWTARTKDKYDHKGLIIPWTITKMLAEGGFQDAYRKVYPNEVTHPGFTFPSYNKDVEISKLVWGATADERDRIDFIFYKSGQRLKAVKAAIVGPKESILRGEKATEVSKDKFILPLAVWPTDHKALLIDFQWK; this is encoded by the coding sequence ATGAGAAAAATATTTCTTCTTTTACAGTTCTTTTTTACAGTTACTGTATGGGGACAAGAGTCCAAAAATTTGCGTGTTCTTCAGTTTAATATATGGCAGGAAGGAACAGTTGTGCCGGGAGGTTTTGAAGCTATAGCCAATGAAATCGCGCGTCTAAAGCCTGACCTGATTGCATTTAGTGAAGTACGTAATTACCATCAGACAAAATTTAACGAACGTATAGTGGAGGCACTCGCACAAAAAGGTCTAACCTATTATTCTTTTTTTAGCGATGACAGCGGCCTGTTGAGCCGTTATCCGTTGACTTCTTACGGGCGTGTGGGCGATGATAGTAAATTTAAAGGAACTATACACAAAGCCGTTGTTTCACCCTCAGAGGGAAAGATAGTCGCATTCTATACAGCGCATCTGGAATATACAAAGGGCGCAAATTATCTGCCACGAGGTTATCATGCGGATACTTGGGCAAAACTTGCGGCACCTATTATAGATGCAGACTCTGTGTTAGCCAACAATAATTCCTCCAGTCGTGATGAAGCTATTCAGATTTTCATGGAAGATGCTGCGAAAGAAATCGGCGAGGGGCATGAGGTAATCCTTGGGGGCGATTTCAACGAACCATCTTATCTGGACTGGACAGCGCGTACTAAAGATAAATATGATCATAAGGGATTGATTATTCCCTGGACGATTACCAAGATGCTGGCTGAAGGAGGGTTTCAGGATGCGTATCGTAAGGTCTATCCAAATGAAGTTACTCACCCCGGCTTTACCTTTCCTTCCTACAATAAAGATGTCGAGATCAGTAAGCTGGTATGGGGAGCGACAGCCGATGAGCGGGACAGGATTGATTTTATTTTTTATAAATCAGGTCAAAGGTTAAAGGCTGTCAAAGCTGCTATTGTCGGCCCTAAAGAATCTATCCTCAGAGGAGAAAAAGCAACCGAAGTTTCAAAAGACAAATTTATACTTCCACTGGCGGTATGGCCGACGGATCATAAAGCATTGTTAATAGACTTTCAATGGAAATAA